The DNA window GCTCGCCGCGCTGGGCTGCAGATGCAGCTGCTGCGGGATGCACGAAATGCCCAGACCATTGATGAAGACCGCGTCGCGATGCTCAGGAAAGCTCTTAGCGAAACTGGTCGGAACAGATTTAATACGGTGCTAACTGTTGAGGAGGTAATCCAACCTCTACGCTGCGGCGTTGAGATCTCCGCAATTGCACTGGCAGATGCTTACATGGCTGACCCTGTAAACCAACGCCCATGTCAGCCATCTCGAGCCGTGTGACCACACACAAAATGGGGAGGTCACGATAATTTGCCACGCTTGAGCGCGCGTGCGGCCGTCTTCTTTGCGCCTCCGGTAGTTTATTTCCGCGCTTTCGCCGTACCCGCTGCGGTGTTGCGTGCGGCGCTCATCGAATTTAATGAAGAGGAATAGCCAAGAGCTATTCGGAGCGTGAGCGCAGGCGGCGCCGGATGATCGCCCTCTGCTTGGGAGTGAACGCGTCAACATGCTGCTGAAGGAGCTCCAGGATCCGAGCGTGTGCAGCTGCAGTGCGGCGCTCGAGCTCTAACTTCGCTGCGCGCTCAATCGCGCACCAGTCCGGCTGGGCGCCTTGGCCAGGCTTAATGTTCACGTGGAGGTCCCCTGCTTTAGACTGCCTTTCTTACGTGCACTTCCTGCTGTCCCACGTGTACTTCGGGGGCGTACCGGCTTAGGGTCCTCGGCGCGATCTTGGTCGGCACGCTGACGCCATGCAGCTTCCAATGCCGCGGGCAGGTCCCGCAAATTGCCCAGTTGGGCTTCCAGTGCGTCTGCCCTGGTCTGTTGAACCGTCAATTCCTGACGCATGCTGGCAGCACTGGCCTGGGTGCGCTCAAGGAGTTCGTGATGGTGGCGCTCTGCCCGCGCCGCCTCCTTCTGGAGTGCCGCCAGCTGCTGCTGCATCTCTCTGGACTCCTGGCGGGCTCGGTCAACCTCGGTATGTGCACGGTCTTCCGTGGCGCGCACATACTGGATCAACGTGTCACGTTCAGCTCGCGCGGCGTCCTGTACCTGCCGCAGCTGCACTTGAAGGGAGTCGCGAGCGCCTTCCGCCTCCGAGGCCCGCGCTGCTGCTGCGTTGCGCTGCTGGCCGAGTTCATCCAGTTGGTGCTGGAGGTGCGCAACGAGCCGTTCGAGTTCGGCGCCACGCGCAGTCGCGAGGCGCTCAGCTTGGAGAGCCGCTTGAAGGTCGCCTTCCTTCTGGGTCAGCGCTTCACGCATGCCGCGTCGATCATGTTCCAGGTCATGCTGCGCATCGAGCAGGGTGGCGCGATCAGTGGCGACGGCGTCCTCAGCAAGGGTGCGCGCTTGGTCCAAGGCTAGCGTCCACCACTGCCCTGCCAGGGCAGCGACGGCCTCAGGCACGTTGGCGGTGGCAATGCGGGCCTCGCGATTGCTGGCGATGCGATCCCCGAGGCCTTGCCACCAGGTTTCGAGCCACCGCACCACCGTATTTGGAGAGCCGGTGCCCAGATGGGCTCGGATACGCTCCACCGTGGGGCGTTCCCCGGCGGCAACAAGGGCGTCGGCCGCGCCGTGCACGTCCGCTTCGGTGATGCCTCTAGCCATGGAATTGCCTCCTGTGTCGGCGCCCTGCCCTGCAATTGAAGTACTCGCGATAAGTGATGATTATCGTCAGTACATGCCTTATTTCATAACGCGTATTACATAGTATGAAGAAAAATAGCACATTGTCCTCCCTGCCGGCGACGGCCACCCATCTGGTACTGCCGGAGCAGCTGGCCCAGCAGGCTGCCGAGGCGGTGCGCGAACTACTCGCCGAAGCGGCCGCCGCCAACACCACTCGCAGCTACGCCACCGCTCTGCGTTACTGGGCCGGCTGGCACCAGGCCCGTTACGGCGTCGAACTGACCTTGCCGACGGGCGAGGCCATGGTCATCCAGTTCCTGGTCGACCACATTCAGCGCAAGAACACGACCGGCCTAGTCAGTGAGCTGCCGCCGGCGATTGATCAGGCGTTGGTGGCCGCCGGCCTCAAGGCCAAAGTCGGGCCGTTGAAGCTGTCGACCGTGGTCCAGCGCGTGGCGGTGCTGTCTACGGCGCACAAGCTCAAGCGCCTGGCCAACCCGTGCGAGTTGCCCAGTGTCAGGACGCTGCTGAGCCGCGCCCGCCGAGCCTCAGTCAAGCGCGGTGAGCGGCCGACCAAGAAGACCGCCATCACACGCCCTGAGCTCGAGGCCATGCTGGCGACCTGTGACGACAGTTTGGAAGGGCTGCGTGATCGTGCCCTACTCTGCTTTGGCTTTGCCAGTGGCGGGCGGCGGCGCAGCGAGATCGCCGCCGCAGATATGCGGGACCTGCGTAAGGTCGGCGAGGACGGCTACATCTACCGGCTGGAGTATTCCAAGACACAGCAGGCTGGGGTGAAGGCGGATTCGACGCCGGACAAACCGATCCTGGGGCGCAGTGCTAGGGTGCTCTCCGCCTGGCTCGAAGCTGGGGGGATAACCGAGGGGGCGATTTTCCGGCGAATCTGGAAGGATCGGGTGGGCCCTGCCCTGCTCCCCGGCTCGGTGGCTGCGATCGTGAAGCGCCGGGCGGCCATGGCGGGGCTGGAGGGGGACTTTGGTGCTCATAGCTTACGCTCGGGCTTCGTCACGGAGGCGGGCAAGCAAGGCGTGCCATTGCCAGCGGTGATGGCGATGACCGAACATCGCTCGGTGGCGAGCGTGATTGGGTACTTTCAAGCAGGTGCGGTAGAAGACAATCCAGCGGCTCGCCTGCTGAAGTAGTCAAGCACCAATGGCGTCATCGAAGGAAACACCGTGAAGCTGTTCGTCTCGGGCGTCGACTTCCCGGCTGAGCTGCCGCTTTCTGCGGCAAACGGGGCTCAGTAAGACAACCAGAAGGAAGAAATCCAGGGGGATGTATGATCAATCGCGGTTCCGAATGGCATCGATGGGAGCCGCATATCCATGCGCCCGGCACCCTGTTCAACAACCAGTTCAAAGGCCCGAACGCCTGGGGCGACTATCTCACCAGCCTCGAGCAGGCGACCCCCGTTATCCGCGCGATCGCGCTGACCGACTATTACTGCACCGACACCTATCAGCACGTTGTGCGCGAGATGAAGGAAAACGGCCGCCTGCCGGAGGTCGCGCTCGTCCTCCCCAATGTCGAGCTACGGCTCGATGTAGCGACTGTGAAAGAACGCTGGACCAACATCCACCTTCTCGTCTGCCCCGACGACCCGAACCATGTGGCGGAGGTAGAGCGTTTTCTCAGCCGGCTGAGATTTGAAGCCTTCGGCGATAACTTTGCCTGCTCGCGAGAAGACCTCATCAAGCTTGGACGAAAATCCAAGCCTGAGCTGAGCGATGAGCGGTCCGCGTTCCGCCACGGCGCTTCGCAGTTCAAGGTCAACTTCGGAAAATTGCGCGAGGAGTTCGGCAAAAGCGATTGGGCCAAGGAGAACATCCTGGTCGCAGTCGCCGGCGCCGAAACCGATGGCACGTCCGGCATTCGCGATGCCAATGACGCGACGTTGCGACAGGAAATCGAGAAGTTCGCGCACGTCATTTTTGCCAGCAGTCCAGCGCAGCGCGATTTCTGGCTGGGGCGGAAAAGCGGCGTCGGAGAGGACGTGCTTCGCGAGCGTTACGACGGCTGCAAGCCCTGCCTACACGGCAGCGACGCTCATGAGCAAGCGACCGTCGCCAAACCCGATGGCGACCGCTATTCATGGATCAAGGGCGCGTTGGAATTCGATGCGCTGCGCCAAGCCTATATCGATCCCGCCGGCCGGGCCTATGTCGGCTCCCATCCCCCGTTTCGGGCCACCCCCGCACGTGTCATTGCGGAGCTAGAATTGACGGGAGCGGACTGGGCGCAGACGCCGAAGCTCGCCCTCAATCCTGGTCTGGTCGCCATCATTGGCGCGCGGGGCTCGGGCAAGACCGCGCTCGCGGATGCGATCGCGGCAGGCTGCGACGCCACGAAAGGCCGCTTGAGCAATGCATCGTTCATCGTGCGGGCGCGTGAGCATCTCGACGGCGTCGGTGTCCGGCTGACCTGGGAGACCGGGGCCCCATCTGTGCGCCCTTTGCTCGACGATGCCTTCGATCCGTCGCTCTATCCGCGGGCGCGCTATCTCTCACAGAAATTCGTCGAAGAGCTGTGCTCGGCCGATGGGCTCAATGACGAATTGCTGAGCGAGATCGAGCGGGTCATCTTTGAAGCCCACAGCACGCTGGAACGCGACGGCGCGACAGATTTCGGGGAATTGCTGGAACTTCGGACGACGGTGTTTCGCGACAACCGCAGCCGCGACGAGGACGCCATCGCCACCCTCTCCGATCAGATCGGGCTCGAACGCGAGAAGCAAAGCCAGATCACCGGCCTCAAGTCGCAAATCACTCACAAGGAAGCGCTGATCGCCGGCTACATCAAAAGCCGAGACAAATTGGTGACGACAGGCGGCGCGGAGCGAATCGCGCGGCTGAACGCGCTGACCGAAGCAGCCGATCACGCCCGGACCCAAATACGGTTGTGTTCGCAGGAAAGCCAAGCCCTGCGGTCTTTACAGAACGACGTGTCTGATTTCCGGACCAATCGCGCGCCGATGGCGCTGCGGACGACCAAACAGAACTTTGTCGGCGCGCACCTGGATGACAAGGCGTGGGAGGTATTCCGGCAAACCTACGCAGGCAATGTCGATGGGACGTTGACCGACCGACTGGCCAAGGCCGAGCAGGAAACGGCCGGGTGGCGGGGTAAGGAGCTGCCACGTAAAGTGAGCGACCAGGAGCCCTATGTGGCGGACGACGCTGACCTTAAGCGATTGTCGCTGGGCGAACTTGAGGCCGAGATCGGCCGCATTCAGCGCCTCATCAACATCGATACCGACACGGCCAATCGCCTCCGAGCGATCACCACCAAGATCGGGGACGAAAACGCTGCGCTCAAGCGCCTGAAGGAAGCGCTGGCGGATTGCGAAGGCGCGGCGGCGCGGACCGCTCAACTCCAAACAGATCGAGAGCAGGCTTATTTACGGGTCTTCGAGTCCATCGTCGCGGAAGAGCAAGTGCTGCATGCGCTGTATCGCCCGCTCATGGATCGGCTGGCGCAGGCGTCCGGTACGCTGCACAAGTTATCGTTCTCGGTGTCTCGACATGCGAACGTGCATCGCTGGGCGACTGAGGGCGAAGGCTTGTTCGACAAGCGGCGCACCGGCCCTTTCAAAGGCGTGGGCACGTTGGAGACCTGGGCAGACGCGCTGCTGAAGCCCGCGTGGGAATCGGGTGATCCGATCGCCGTCGCCGAGGCGATGGCTGAATTTCGTCAGGCCCACCAAGCCGAGCTTCTCAATCTATCCGAGGTGCCGCGATCACAGCAAGCTGATTATCGCTCCTGGCTGAGACGGTTCGCCAAGTGGCTCTATGGCACCAGCCATATCGAGATCAGCTACAGCATCGACTATGAATCCGTCGACATCCGCAAGCTCTCTCCGGGCACGCGCGGCATCGTCCTGCTATTGCTCTATCTCGCCTTGGACGATAGCGATGACCGCCCGCTGATCATCGACCAGCCGGAAGAGAACCTGGATCCGAAGTCAATCTTCGACGAGCTGGTCGAGCTGTTCATCGCCGCGAAGAATGTGCGCCAGGTCATTATGGTGACGCATAACGCAAACCTAGTGGTGAACACCGACGCCGATCAGATCATCGTTGCGTTTCCCGGGACTCATACGCCCGGCAAGCTGCCGCCCATCCGCTACCTGTCGGGTGGGCTCGAAAGCGCGGAGATGCGCAAGCATGTCTGCGACATCCTCGAAGGCGGCGACCGCGCCTTCAAGGAGCGCGCACGGCGACTTCGCGTCCATCTCGATCGATGAGGACGGACGACAACATGGACAGCGAATTAGATCCCGATCGCATTGGCCGCATCGGTGAACGGCAGTTCAAAGTGCTCTGCGAGCGCGCAGGCCTCTACTGCAACAAGAGCGTCGTCGACGTAATGGGGTGGGATTTCATTGTGGAGTTCCCGATGGTGCCGGCCGGCCAGGCGCTACCTCTCGATCAACGCCCCACCAACGCCGCTCGCGTTCAGTTGAAGTCGACACTCGGCCGCGCCGGCAATCGTATCCGCCTCAGCCTGTCTGCCATCGATCGCTTGGCCAAGGACCCTCGGCCGGCGCTCATCGTCGTGTTTCGGCTGCGAGCCGATGGCGAACTCCAATCCGGTTATCTTGTCCACCTTATCGGCAATGAGCTCGCGCGCGTTCTCAGGCGATTGAGACGGGCGGAGGCCCGCAAGGCCCACGACATCAACCACACCGATATCAGTTACGATTATGAGAAATTGGGGGTGCGCTTCGAGCCGAATCCCGCCGACTTATTAGCAGCCTTGAGTGCAGCCTGCGGACAAAATCCTGGCGCCTACACAATCGACAAGCAACGGCAACTCGCCGAGCTTGGCTATGAGAACGGCCAGTTCGAGGCCGAGGCACTTATCCAGATCGAGGGTCCGGAGCATTTCAGCAGTCTATTGCTCGGCCTCGCGCCCTTGAAGCCGCTCCGAATCCGCGTGTTCGACAACCGGTTCGGCATACGCCTTCCTTATCAAGGAACCTTGTTCGACGACATAGAAGAGCTAAGGCTTACGCCTCCCACTCTGGGTTTCTGCGAGATTTCGATCCGCGGACCCGGCTTCGGACAAGCGACGCGGTTCGACGGCGAAATGTTCATCGGGCCGCCGATGGCCGAGCCGCATGGAGCAGAGCTCCTCATCCGCACTTCAGACTTCCTCATTCGGCTGACACCACCGGCGCTCAAGTTCGAGAGCGTCGGCTCGATCGATGACATGGAGCATTCCCTGGAGGAGTGGGCGGAGCTGCTTCGCGCGTTCACGCTCATGGCGATAGGGCGAGCGACCCTGACGATTGCCGGAAATGACCGCATCCCATCGATTACCTTCCCGGTCGATCAACCCATCACTGGACCGTACCTCGAAGAGATTCCGCTGATCTCCGGATTCTTGGACGGGTGGCTTCAGCTTCTCACAAATGCAGGCCTTCGCTCCACGGCTAGGTTCAAGTTCGATGCGTTCTGGGAGGCAAACGGAGCCCGTATGGCGGTGGACATCCTGCTCAATCCGAAATCGCAGACTCGCTTCGAGTTCCAGACCCTCGAGATTGAAGAACGGTCGTGGCCGCCCGAAGGCCTGTATTTCAACAACTCGGTATTTGCCGACACCAGTATAACCTTCAGCGCGAAGGTTTTTTTTGAGAAGTCCGATGATCCGGAATGGCAGTATCGGTCGACCCACTTCGAAGCTCTCGATGTACGACCGAAGGTCGACGACCTTGAAGAATACGGAATGGACCAGGCGACCGCCTGCGATTTGAAGCTCCTCATCGACCCGAGGAACATGACATTGGGGTCTCCGAGGGACACCACCGAACCGCCCGCTAAATCCCAACACCGAGAGTGAAAGACGGCGACGGCCGGCTAAGGAACGAGCACCAAATGAGCATGCAATGGTTATTGGAAAAAGCGCCCGGATCTCAGGCGCTAAGCGACCTGGGCTAGCCCTCGTGGAGAGATGTGTATGAGAGATCCCGAACTACTAGAAATCTATCTGAAACTGGCCGGCGACACCCGCAATGCCGCGGATGATGCTGTCCTGCTAGCTCGCTTGGCTGAGCTTGCCCGCGAGATGCCTACCGAACCGGGATCGGACCACCTGAATTGTGGCCCAATGGCCGATGCCCTGCATGCGATCGCTCACTCCCCGGTCCTATTCCCAATCGCTATTTCTGCATGGCTTTCGAGCGAGGAAGACGTCCCGCTTGGCAAGGCGCTGCTGCATCAGGTAAGCGTAGCCCATCTTAGCCAAATCTATCCCCAGCCGTATGACCTGGCAGGGGTCGATGAGCAGCAGGCGGTGATAGCCGCCCGGCGTCTGTGCGCACTCGCGGCTGCACCAGCAGTTTCGCTGGGTTGGGCGCTGAGTTTGGCGCACCAGTTCTCGCAGAGCGCCCTCGTCGCAGGGGCTCTGCCCGACTTACTCGACTATCACGTCTTCGAACTGCCCAGCAGCACGCATAAGCTTTTGGCGTCAAATGAGTCGGTATTCCAGGAGCTTGACGCCTCTATCACAACCTTGGATCGCTTGGATCAGCAAGATGCAGATTTGAACGCGCTTCCTCATCTTCAAGAGTTCGAGATGACAGCGGACATGCGGTTGATCTTCTCCACGTTGAAGCGAAGCGAGCACCGTGAAATACATCGAAAAGCCGATGATCGATCCATACTTGGTCTGATCGCTCGCCGCATCAATCTCAAATACGGCGGACACCCCGTCGTGGAAGTCAGAGGAAAGGCAGGCAGCACCGAAACGACAATGGAGATGTTCTCGCATGAGCTCTCAATTGAGCTCCCGCTCTCGGAGGGCACCGACCCGGTGCTGGGCAACATGAAGCGCAATCGCCTGTGGAAAGGGGGAGGCGCATGAGCTTGCAACTGGTCCTGCAGAACTATCTAGCTAGTCTCAAAGAACGCGATGAGCTCGATGCGCTACTGCCGGAACTGCTCATCGCGATGGGACATTCCGTGCTGAGCCGTCCGCAAGTGGGCGTGGTACAGGCGGGCGTAGACATCCTTTCCAGCTATACCGATGCCGACGGGAACGAAGAGCTCTACCTGTTCATCATCAAGTTTGGCGATATTGGGAGGGAGGACCTGTTCACCGGGAAGCAGGCAATCCTGCCTTCAGCACGTGAGGCCTACACCGACTTTGCCAGGCATCGGCTTACCGAAGCTCAAAAGGCGCTGCCCAAGCGGGTGGTGATTGTGTCCAGCGGCGTTGTAAAGCAGGAAGCCACATCCGGCTTTGCTGGAATGGCAGATGAAGTGAACGCACAACCAGGTTTTACCTTCGACTTCTGGGGCATAGACCAGCTGACACCACTGATTGAAAAGTATGTCTTTGACGAGTCTTTGCTCTTGGCCAATGGCAAATCAGACCTGCGTGCAGCCCTGGCCGGTTTGGAGGATTCGCAATCTTCAATTCACCGATTTTTCCGCTTTATCGAGACGTCCGTGGCTACTCCTGAGAGCGAAGCCAATGACAGTGCCCCCACGCGCCGACGCAAGTTCTTGCGGCGGTGCGCAGCGGCCGCCATGGGACACGGCGTGCTCGTGGTGTGGGGCAAGTCAGAGAACAACTTGAAGCCGGCCGTGGTGGGTGGTGAGTATCTTGCGCTACGCTTGTGGGCCAAGGCTGTGGATCTGGGCCTCACCGAGGATGAAGAGTTCCAGGAACGTCTGGCGGCAACGCTCGGAGTCCATCTGCAGGCCCTGTTTGACTACTTCGAGAAAGTGCTTGCTGTCCTTAAGAATCAACGGGCCTTGGTCCAGCACCGGCCCAACCCTGTTTTCTATGCTCAGCTGGTTTTCGAAGAGCTGGGACGCTTGGCGACCCTGCTACTTCTCATTCAGCATGACCCGGCCAGTCAAGAGATGCGTAAGGTCGTCCTGGATGAGCTGATCGAGGTGATCAATGCGAACTCTATTTCCCTTCGACCTTTGCTAGATGGTCAAGGTATCGACTTGTCGCTAGTCTTCTCGGCCCTAATGGGAGAAGGCGCCATAGACGCAGCGCGCAGTTTGTTGAGGGGCGTGTTAATCCAACTGCGAAACGCCTTGGTGCGCAATGAGCGCCTGCCGGTGGATACCGACTTGATGGAGGATGCCATTGCCGTGCATTTTACCGGCGATGCCGAAGGACGCGACTTCTTCCAAAACTCTACCTTGATCCCCATGCTGGCCAGCGTGGCGGCGGTCCTTAACGATGACGAAGACCTGAACTTCCTGAGGGGACTCGGCCCCCAACTTGAAGGGGTAACGTTGGAGCGCTGGTATCCCACCAACGAAATCGAACGCTTCACCGGCGCCAACCGCAGTCTTAACGAGATAAGTGTCTCGCGCGTAGTGGATGGCTTCCAACAGGATGCAGCCGCCGAAGTGCAAGCTTCTCTTCGTATCCCCGCCAACGCCGGCGAGCCTGCCGGCCTCAAGTGGTCTGGGAATCCGTGGGAGGTCCTGACCGCGCTCTCAGCTCGGCTGCACAGGCACCCTCTGCCGACTTGGTATCTGGCGAGTTCGCTTGAACGTGTTGCGACATCGCAAGAGCCCGAGTCCGTCCCACCAGCCGAAGGCAGTTCAACCGCACCACAAGCCGGACCAGGAACCGGTTGAAAGCAACAAAGCTCCTGTTTAGTTTCTTGCAGCTTCGGCCAAGTCAGTCAGGACCACTTCGGGGCGTGGCCGGGGGGTTCAGTGGCGGCTCTGGGTCGAAAGCCGCCCCTCCTTACCCTCGATAAATCAATCTAATCTCCCTCCGACACTGGTCCGCCACAAGCCAGTGGCAGCTATGCAGGGAAAGATAATCAAGGGACTACACACGCGCCTTCTGCTTGCGCTCAAGGGAGATTTCAGGCTCGCCAATGACTTGGCGCGGTATCCACACCAGCACCGCCGGAAAAGCAGCGAGCACGAAGAACGCCCACCCCCCCATGTGTTCGGATAGCAGCGGAAAAATCAGCGGCATGGCCAGAATAGAGATCGCATAGCCGACTACGTAGCCGCTTTGCACCGACGCGGCACTGCGCCTCCGCAAGCACGCGCTCACGTACTCGCTGACCAGGACCGCGCCGATCGCAGCCCCAATCCCCTGCAGCACTCCGGTGATCAAGAGGTGCCAGCACGCGGAACACAGTCCCACCAGCAGGGTCGAAGCCGCCACCCACACTACCGTGATCTGCAGGACGTGCACTCGCCCCGAAACGGTCAGCCAGCAACTCGGCCATCTAGCCGCCCAAGCCGGCACCGATCAGCGAGACCGAGCCCAGCACCCCGGCCTGCGCCTTGGTGATGCCCAGGATCGTGATCAGCACCGGCATCACCAGCGCGTAGATCGTGATGTCCATCGAGTCCAGCCCCAGGCCGCCGAAGCAGGCCCAGAAGGTCCGTCGCTCGTTCTTCTGGAGTTGTGAGTACCAGCCCAGTCGCATGCTTCCTCCGTTCGCGATCCGGCGGCTTGGACTCAGCCTTGCGGCCAATACAAGCGCATGGGGTTGTCCACGAGCAGCCTGTGCTGGAGGTCGGCCGTGGTTGCGATTCTCGGGATGAAATCGACCAGCTTGCCGTCATCAGGGGCATGGGTGGTCATGTTGGGATGCGGCCAGTCGGTGCCCCACAACACGCGGTCGGGGAACCGGTCGACCAGATACTTTGCATACGGAACGACGTCGTCGTAGCCATCCGGGCCCACCTTGGACAGGCGCTCCGGGCAGCTGACCTTGGTCCATACGTGCTCGTGTTCGGCCATCAATCGCACGAACCGCTGGAACTCCGGGCCATCCACCGGCTTGGTCACGTCCGGTCGCCCCATGTGGTCGACCACCACGGTGGTCGGCAGCGAGGTGAAGAAGTCCCAGCGCTCTTCCAGATCCGCCGCCTCGAAATAGATCACCACCTGCCAGCCCAGCGGCGCGATGCGCTCGATGATCGCGTGGTAGTACGCGTCCGGCTTTGGATCGACCAGCCGGCGCACGAAGTTGAAGCGCACGCCGCGCACCCCTGCGGCATGCAGCTCCTGCAGCTCCGTATCGGTCACGGTATCGCGCACCGTGGCGATGCCGCGCGCGCGACCCTGGCTGGCCCGCAGCGCGTCGACCAGCGCGCGGTTGTCGGCGCCATGGCAGGTCGCCTGGACGATCACGTTGCGCTCGACACCGAGGAAATCGCGCAGCGCGAACAACTGCTCCTTGCCGGCATCGCAGGGCGTGTACTTACGCTCCGGCGCATACGGGAAGACATCGCCCGGCCCGAACACGTGGCAATGCGCGTCCACCGCGCCCGGCGGCGGCACGAACGCTGGCTTGCTCGGATTCGGATGGAAATCGATCCAGCTCGCGTCCTTCTCAAACGTTGCCATTACAGATCCCTCGCCTTCAGCTGCGCATCCAGCCGTGGATAGACCCGGCGTGC is part of the Pseudoxanthomonas sp. JBR18 genome and encodes:
- a CDS encoding DNA-binding protein — translated: MARGITEADVHGAADALVAAGERPTVERIRAHLGTGSPNTVVRWLETWWQGLGDRIASNREARIATANVPEAVAALAGQWWTLALDQARTLAEDAVATDRATLLDAQHDLEHDRRGMREALTQKEGDLQAALQAERLATARGAELERLVAHLQHQLDELGQQRNAAAARASEAEGARDSLQVQLRQVQDAARAERDTLIQYVRATEDRAHTEVDRARQESREMQQQLAALQKEAARAERHHHELLERTQASAASMRQELTVQQTRADALEAQLGNLRDLPAALEAAWRQRADQDRAEDPKPVRPRSTRGTAGSARKKGSLKQGTST
- a CDS encoding MFS transporter → MPAWAARWPSCWLTVSGRVHVLQITVVWVAASTLLVGLCSACWHLLITGVLQGIGAAIGAVLVSEYVSACLRRRSAASVQSGYVVGYAISILAMPLIFPLLSEHMGGWAFFVLAAFPAVLVWIPRQVIGEPEISLERKQKARV
- a CDS encoding TrlF family AAA-like ATPase, coding for MINRGSEWHRWEPHIHAPGTLFNNQFKGPNAWGDYLTSLEQATPVIRAIALTDYYCTDTYQHVVREMKENGRLPEVALVLPNVELRLDVATVKERWTNIHLLVCPDDPNHVAEVERFLSRLRFEAFGDNFACSREDLIKLGRKSKPELSDERSAFRHGASQFKVNFGKLREEFGKSDWAKENILVAVAGAETDGTSGIRDANDATLRQEIEKFAHVIFASSPAQRDFWLGRKSGVGEDVLRERYDGCKPCLHGSDAHEQATVAKPDGDRYSWIKGALEFDALRQAYIDPAGRAYVGSHPPFRATPARVIAELELTGADWAQTPKLALNPGLVAIIGARGSGKTALADAIAAGCDATKGRLSNASFIVRAREHLDGVGVRLTWETGAPSVRPLLDDAFDPSLYPRARYLSQKFVEELCSADGLNDELLSEIERVIFEAHSTLERDGATDFGELLELRTTVFRDNRSRDEDAIATLSDQIGLEREKQSQITGLKSQITHKEALIAGYIKSRDKLVTTGGAERIARLNALTEAADHARTQIRLCSQESQALRSLQNDVSDFRTNRAPMALRTTKQNFVGAHLDDKAWEVFRQTYAGNVDGTLTDRLAKAEQETAGWRGKELPRKVSDQEPYVADDADLKRLSLGELEAEIGRIQRLINIDTDTANRLRAITTKIGDENAALKRLKEALADCEGAAARTAQLQTDREQAYLRVFESIVAEEQVLHALYRPLMDRLAQASGTLHKLSFSVSRHANVHRWATEGEGLFDKRRTGPFKGVGTLETWADALLKPAWESGDPIAVAEAMAEFRQAHQAELLNLSEVPRSQQADYRSWLRRFAKWLYGTSHIEISYSIDYESVDIRKLSPGTRGIVLLLLYLALDDSDDRPLIIDQPEENLDPKSIFDELVELFIAAKNVRQVIMVTHNANLVVNTDADQIIVAFPGTHTPGKLPPIRYLSGGLESAEMRKHVCDILEGGDRAFKERARRLRVHLDR
- a CDS encoding site-specific integrase, with protein sequence MKKNSTLSSLPATATHLVLPEQLAQQAAEAVRELLAEAAAANTTRSYATALRYWAGWHQARYGVELTLPTGEAMVIQFLVDHIQRKNTTGLVSELPPAIDQALVAAGLKAKVGPLKLSTVVQRVAVLSTAHKLKRLANPCELPSVRTLLSRARRASVKRGERPTKKTAITRPELEAMLATCDDSLEGLRDRALLCFGFASGGRRRSEIAAADMRDLRKVGEDGYIYRLEYSKTQQAGVKADSTPDKPILGRSARVLSAWLEAGGITEGAIFRRIWKDRVGPALLPGSVAAIVKRRAAMAGLEGDFGAHSLRSGFVTEAGKQGVPLPAVMAMTEHRSVASVIGYFQAGAVEDNPAARLLK
- a CDS encoding amidohydrolase family protein; translated protein: MATFEKDASWIDFHPNPSKPAFVPPPGAVDAHCHVFGPGDVFPYAPERKYTPCDAGKEQLFALRDFLGVERNVIVQATCHGADNRALVDALRASQGRARGIATVRDTVTDTELQELHAAGVRGVRFNFVRRLVDPKPDAYYHAIIERIAPLGWQVVIYFEAADLEERWDFFTSLPTTVVVDHMGRPDVTKPVDGPEFQRFVRLMAEHEHVWTKVSCPERLSKVGPDGYDDVVPYAKYLVDRFPDRVLWGTDWPHPNMTTHAPDDGKLVDFIPRIATTADLQHRLLVDNPMRLYWPQG